A segment of the Stigmatella aurantiaca genome:
ATCATCAACAACGCGGGCTTCGGGCAGACCATCCGCTCCATCAACGGGGCGCTGGAGTGCGACGGCAAGAACCCGGCCCAGGTCGACAGCCGCGTGAACAACTACAACCGCTTCCTGCAGATCCTGGGCGGCACCGCCGTCGGCAACAGCCGCTGCTAAAGCCCTCCGGCCTTGGCCAGGGCCCCGGGCCGTTCTGCCGGGGCTTTGGTGCCTGAAGCCTCCAGCCGCTCGCGCGCGTCCGTCACCGCCTCCTCGAAGAATCGAGTAGGTTCGCGGACCGCAGCATCAGGTCCGGAGAGCCCTACAGATGACACCCAGAAGAGCCGCCATTCCCCTGGAAGATCAGGCGTCCGCTGTCTATTCGTTCAACGTGCCGTGGGTCGAATCCCCGTTTTTCTACGGCATTCTCGCGCAGAAGAATCCCCCCGCTCCACTCGCGAAGCTCGCGACGGAGTACCACGAGAACGGCTACTGCATTCTCGAGGATCTCCTCCCCCCGGACCTTTGCGATCAAACCATCGAGGAGACGCAAGGGCTCTACAACCCTCAGCTCCCCGACGGCCCCCGGAGTTACTACCGCGCCCAGGACGCCTGGCACGAGTCAGCGGCGGTCAAGAAGGTCGCGACCCTTCCTCGCGTGCTCGAGCTCCTCGAGTTCTTCTATGACCGGAAGCCCGTGCCGTTCCAGACCCTGAACTTCCGGCACGGAACGCAACAGGCGGGTCACTCCGATTCGATCCATTTCAGCAGCCTGCCCGCGCGGTACATGTGTGGCGCCTGGGTGGCGTTGGAA
Coding sequences within it:
- a CDS encoding glycoside hydrolase family 19 protein translates to MNNAGFGQTIRSINGALECDGKNPAQVDSRVNNYNRFLQILGGTAVGNSRC